Within Spinacia oleracea cultivar Varoflay chromosome 4, BTI_SOV_V1, whole genome shotgun sequence, the genomic segment ttttgaaacacccaaaaaggaaaacgtaaaaaacaaaaagagacagagggagtagaaACTTTAGTTGGGCTTAACCATGAAACGAGTTGGGCTTAGAATTCAATCAAACCATTTTAAAATCGAAACCCAAATAATTTTCCGACTTCgaatattaaattcgtttcgtaagtaattaaaataataaatattctaatcaataaaaatacatttaaacaaTATTTAAATGCTTATtatattctaaaaatcataaaaatgctttatgaatataataaaatatatttataaatatggAAAAATACGAGGTACTACAAGTGCGAACGATATTATTGATTGTTTAATTTTTCGTTCGGCTTTACCATTTTGAGGGGAAGTGTGAGGGCAAGAGAAGCGGAAAGTCATCCCATGTTGTTCACAAAACTTATGAAAGGGGCTATTGTCAATTTTACGACCGTTGTCACATTAAAAATCTTTTATTTCCCTTTCAAATTGAGTTCGAATGAATGTGCGGAAggacaaaaaaatattatagACCTGAGATTTATGAGAGAGGGGGAAGGTCCATAAATAATTTGTGTAATTATCCAAGAAGAACACATAGTAACGATGTCCGGAAGAGCGAACAATTGGGGAAGTCCATACATCAATGTGAACAAAATCAAAAGGCATAGTACTCGTAGACAAAGAATAAGAAAAGAGTAATTTAACTAATTTTCCCAAAGGGCAAGAATGACAAATAGAATCCTGAGCCTTATTACATTCAATCAATTTACTACTACGCAAAGAACTAAGAATTTCTTTTCCCGGATGCCCCAAGCGGGAATTCCAAACATGAGGAGAGGTGACCGCAAAGGAAGAGGGCAAGGTAGATGGAATGGATCAATTTGTGTTATTGAATGGATAGAGATCTCCCGCATTGTTACACCTCATTGGAGTTGTCCCCTCCCCTAAATCCTTCAAAGTAAACCCAAGAGGATCAAATTCAACAGAAACCATATTATCAGTAGTAAACTTACGATCGAAAATAAGGTTTTTGATGAGTTTAGGTGCATGTAAAACATTTTTGAGGGTTAAAGATGGATTTCTGGGGTGAAAGGATGCGTTACCATAACCATGAATAGGAATCATATTACCATTACCAACAGCAATGCCATTATTTTTTCTCAAATGAAAATAAGACGAGAGAATACCTTGAGAGGCGGTCATATGAGATGTAGCTCTAGTGTCCATACACCAATTATCATCTGGTGGATTGAGAGATATAGTGTGCATGGCCTGATAAATGTCGGTAGGTACAGGAATGTAGGAAGGAGCAGCCATATAGTAAGCCTGCTACGGAGGTCGAGCAACGAAGATTCCGGGCTGTTGTTGAGGGGAGGACTCCTGCTGGCCAGCCATAGGATGAGGGAATGGAGATGTTGCCCACGATTGTGGTCCCCATGCTAGCCATGGAGGATAGAACCAAAATGGTGGTGCCACGAAGGATTCCTGCTGTGGCGGTCGCCactgttgctgctgctgtggGGGGCTAATTGCGGTTCCCGCTGTCATGATGACCACCGTGATTGTTGCGGTTTCCACCACCGTCGCGATTGTGGTTGTTGCGTTTGCCCCGAGAGTTAGATTTTCCTCGATTGTTGGAGGAATTTTCAGCCACATAATGCTGCCCATGAGAGGAGGAATTGTCAAACACATTCATATGAGAAAGAAGGGCGGTGTCCGAACCTGTTTGTGGCGCAAGCTCCTTGCCATGACTGTCCTCCTCAAGATCAAACATAGAGCGAAGCTTCTCGAAGGTGGGCAGGGGAGTGCAATGATGTACGGTGGTCCAGAAAGTCTTGAACTCCTCAGTGAGACCCCGGAGAGTGCGGAGCACCATCAGTTCATCGGACACGGGGTGGCCGATATTGGCCAAGCTGTCGACCAAAATTTTGATGCTAGTGCAATAAGCTTTGACATTAGGAAAATCAACCAACTTAGTACATGTGAATCTCACATCAAGGGCCAGGGCATGAGCCGATTTGTTggcttgaaataattgaaccaACCGGTTCCAAGTGTCGGCAGCCGTGTCATCTTGGTTGATGATGGTGTTGAGAAGATCGTTCGAGTTGGTGTCGTAAATCCACTGTCGGACTATGTCATCGAGCCTCTCCCATAAGGCCTTAGAAGCAGTCTTGTCCGTGTTAGATAAGGTAGTAGCATCAGCATCAGCAGACGCCGTCGAAGGAAGAATGTGTTCAAGAACCAAGTTTGCCCTACAATGGAGTTTAAATAAAGTAGCCCAGTTGTTGAATTGGCTGCCCTCGTAATCTAATACGACATGAATGCAGGCTTTGATGTTGGTGACCGTTGTGGCTGGATGAAGCTTAGATAGGTCAGCCattgatgaagaagaagaagaatggatgaggaagagaaagagaacacGAGAGAAGGAGGATCAGCTGCTAGGGTTAGAAAACCTAGTCTCGTGATACCATGTGAGAATATTTGTCGTGCCTTTCTCATTCCATAATACAAGAATATATACATGAGTATTCTAGGGTTAATATAGGAAATATAGTGAGAATTAATTTACATTAATTACATAGTCTAATAAAATCTTTGCTTTGCATGCATATCCTTGGAGTCTACTATTCTCTCTACTCCTTCATCTTGGATCAAATTATCAGAATTTTtgaagagagaggagagaagatGTGACATAGGGTTCGAAAATGGAGTTGGAGAGGGAGAAAGGAGGTTTTCGAAATTAGAAGTGGGGAGGATATAGAAGATGTAACCAGAAAAGAAAGACGCGTTGCATATGGAGGAGATAGGAGAAACGAGAAGAGGAAATCAGAATGGTTTATTGGGTTCCTCGgaacaaagaaaagaaaggaaaaagagGAAAAATGATTGAGGTTATAATTAACaataagacaaaaaaaaaagtaaggcaTAAAATGGGAGCATATTAGTAATTacactattttattttattttgaagaaaatTAGTAATTGCACTATTGGTTGAATAGTATTACAAGTTCAAGGCTTTATAAGTGTGGGCATAAAATGGGGGCATATTAGTAATTGCACTATTGGGTGAATAATATTAGAATTTAGAAGTTCAAGGCTTTATAATGAGCGATTTCCGTAGATAATGCTTAATGTTGGAAGAATTCCAAAAATATGCCCCTTTTACCTATAATTCTCAATCTATCGTCCACGTCATCATATAGattgtaaatttttttttctcgGTTCACAAATAAACCACCAACTGAATTGACGATTTCATTTATTGCGAAACCACCATTTCAatatatttacaaaaaaaactaaaatccTAAAAAGGCAAAGATCATGTCTTCTCACTTTCCCAGTTTCCCCTACCCCTGCATAACCAACATTACCATCatcaataagaaaaataaagcaACCAAAAACTACATCAATAGGCCAATAACTACAACTCGTTGATGCAATTCAAGGACGCTCTAACAAAATTTACAAGCTTTTTATGGGTATTTAGCGTTCAATGTTCTTTTAATCAAATTTTATCAAAACCCAAAAAGGAAGATTAAAATTTACAATAATATGGATTATGTTAACATCAAACAAACGTAAACCAATGCAGAGTATCAATTTGATTTACAGTTTTATacaatttaaaaattaaaaaaaggcaAATTACTTGTTATACCTTACAACCACACTGTTGGTGGTAGTGACGGGCTTCAGTAGTCGACAACAAGCGGTTGTGACTCGGTGAGGGATGGTGTTTGGACAGGACGAAGGTCACCAGATCCGAGCACTCTGTatgtttttttatatatatattttatgtcgAGGTTTTTCTTACTGGTTATTCTTGGGAATTTGGTGAGTGTCGTCTTCGTGAACTTCACCACTTGCACCAAGCCGCCGATTGAGTTGGCACTTCATTCCTAAAACCGCCAACTCAATCAACGAGTTTTCTATTAAATCGCTAATTGAGTTGGCGATTTTATGCTGacttgtaaaaataaaaatagactggATTaattgctgacgtggacggtatgtgAGGAATCTAATATTAAGTCAGTTAAgaccaggttctggtgagaacctaccttaagatgagaactatcttataatgagaacctctGATAACCATTGGATAAAAATAAAACGGACGGCTGAGATCATATCTCGTGAATTAAAACGGAAgattccttttctctctcctgattGAACTGaccttttctctctctacaattCACTCCCTCAcgtcaatttctctctcctcactcgaTTTCAAACGCACTCATCTCTCTCCTCAACGAATTTGCTTGTGCGATGCTCAAATTCTTCACACAAATCAGCAAATCAATTAGTAAATCAGGTATTGTTCTGGATTTATTGTTTCAGGTGGTTTTACTTCAAATTTCTTCTCCGAAGACTCAATTCTTCACTGGCCTGCAAATTCGAGCTCAGAATCAGGTATTATTAGATTATGCTTATAGTAGAAAATTCTCAAGCTTATAGTAACATCAGTTAAAATTTTATGTTGTTCTTATACAATTCGCTGGTATGCGTAGCCTAATTCTGAATTAATTGATTTTAGTCTATTTTGTGAAGGTTTTTTGTAAATTTTCGTGGCTTTGCGAACAAATTAAGTGAATATGAGTGAAAGTTGTGAATTTATTTCAATTAGGTTTTTAGGCTTATAATTTTGTTACTCGTTGCTGTGAACTTTGAGCTTCAAGCCAAACTGAtggattttaattattttatcgaTTTTCAGCTTGACTTTTTCTGTGAAATTCCCACACATAAACCTAGAAGCTCATGAACCTGTTCATGTGACAATCTGATAAGTAACTAAGTCACTCCTAAGTcctaaaagtaaactaaatctctcttaaagtaaactaaatctctcTTAAAGTAAATTTAATCGATACATTTCAAATTGTCTCGTGATACTATTGGTTCTTGAAGTAAATTATTGAGGCTCAAAAGTAATCATTGAGGCTCAGAAGTAAATAATTGAGGCTTAGAAGTAAATCAATTAGGTCCAAAAGTAAATTCATGCAAAAATGTTACAGAGGCTTGTTCTAGCTCCTACTTGTGTAGTCATTTGAGAGTGATGCAGGCTCAGTTTCTGTTGTTGTTTACAATCTGTTGCTACATTTTAGCAGTTGGTTTTGGCTGGGTCTGACTGCAGGGTTCAGGTTCTAAGCTTGCAGTCTGTCTTAGGGTGTTGCGAttgggttgttgttgttgccgaTTGTTAGTCAATTAGGGGTTTCTATATTCATGTAGCTGGGCAGGGATTTCTATGTTTTCGGCTTGTTATCGAGGCAGGACAATAGGCAGTGCCAGATAATCATCTTCAGTCCCACCGagttttttcttctttcttcttgGCCGAGTTAGGGTAGATAGTTTGTTATAAACGTCTGCATTGTGCCATCTGAACTTCATGTTAGGATTGTCAAGTTAGTTGGTATTGTTTGTAGAATTGGTTGTTGGAGATGTATTCTTTTACTGTAGTATGATGATTTAATATGTCTGTTGGAGGTAAACTACCATGTTAGTATATCT encodes:
- the LOC110802642 gene encoding uncharacterized protein; protein product: MADLSKLHPATTVTNIKACIHVVLDYEGSQFNNWATLFKLHCRANLVLEHILPSTASADADATTLSNTDKTASKALWERLDDIVRQWIYDTNSNDLLNTIINQDDTAADTWNRLVQLFQANKSAHALALDVRFTCTKLVDFPNVKAYCTSIKILVDSLANIGHPVSDELMVLRTLRGLTEEFKTFWTTVHHCTPLPTFEKLRSMFDLEEDSHGKELAPQTGSDTALLSHMNVFDNSSSHGQHYVAENSSNNRGKSNSRGKRNNHNRDGGGNRNNHGGHHDSGNRN